In Myxococcales bacterium, the following proteins share a genomic window:
- a CDS encoding cupredoxin domain-containing protein: MKTLIAIALFLTATACNKAEKPGQAAASAAPTGPSSGTINVKADENGFAPSSISLKKGEAATLRFTRTSDETCATKVVFPELKLEKELPLNQPVEVAIDTKEAKTVGFECGMGMYKSKVVIE; this comes from the coding sequence ATGAAGACCCTCATCGCAATCGCTCTCTTCCTCACTGCAACCGCCTGCAATAAGGCCGAAAAACCTGGGCAGGCCGCCGCGAGCGCAGCCCCCACCGGTCCGAGCTCGGGCACGATCAACGTGAAGGCGGACGAGAACGGGTTTGCTCCGAGCAGCATCAGCTTGAAGAAGGGCGAGGCCGCGACCTTGCGCTTCACGCGCACCAGCGACGAGACCTGCGCCACCAAGGTGGTGTTTCCCGAGCTGAAGCTCGAAAAAGAGCTGCCGCTGAATCAGCCGGTCGAGGTCGCCATCGACACCAAAGAGGCAAAGACGGTCGGCTTCGAGTGCGGCATGGGCATGTACAAGAGCAAGGTCGTGATTGAGTAG
- a CDS encoding HEAT repeat domain-containing protein, translating to MSLTGSSEETTAEAAERALGRAGLAGAEAARRALAEPTPGSRARLARVLSRVAVEHAEALRAPLLGLLADPEARVQRAAISGLGKIGGPEVEAALLGAFAKAELPEQRALVEALGKLGGRPSRTFLLGLKLADPELERRRARALVMLGRSVDRVDVDVDVESPVPHPVRVIFRCRSGVAPTLLEEVREHCHPSAAELSPTEVSLEWTGSLSRLLEVRTALDVSLEVQLDNDGPLDARVVAALRKSVPLLVALSSSMPRFRLAWLGAGHQRSATFRVADALRGTELINDPKGAPWEARVDERGQRLLLVARPNLDARFGYRGRDVPAASHPTLAAALARIGGVQPDDVVWDPFVGSGLELCERGLLGPFQRLIGTDLSEQALGAAEENLRRAGFEAQLVRADARSFDAGEVTLILTNPPMGRRVARDGELESLVEAFLGNVARCLSPRGRMVWLSPLPRLSAQRLEAHGLSVERRGAVDLGGFDAELQVARFSAQNPRTR from the coding sequence GTGTCCCTCACCGGGTCGAGCGAGGAGACGACCGCCGAGGCGGCGGAGCGAGCCCTTGGCCGCGCCGGGCTCGCCGGTGCCGAGGCCGCTCGGCGCGCACTCGCTGAACCGACTCCGGGGTCGCGTGCACGCCTGGCCCGGGTGCTCTCGCGCGTGGCGGTCGAGCACGCCGAGGCGCTGCGCGCGCCGCTCCTCGGACTGCTCGCCGATCCCGAGGCCCGGGTGCAGCGCGCCGCGATCTCGGGCCTCGGCAAGATCGGCGGGCCCGAGGTCGAAGCGGCGCTGCTCGGCGCGTTTGCCAAGGCCGAGCTCCCCGAGCAGCGGGCGTTGGTCGAGGCGCTCGGCAAGCTCGGCGGCCGCCCGAGTCGAACCTTCCTCCTGGGGCTGAAGCTCGCCGATCCAGAGCTCGAACGCCGGCGTGCTCGCGCGCTCGTCATGCTCGGCCGAAGCGTCGATCGCGTCGACGTCGACGTGGACGTCGAGAGTCCGGTGCCGCACCCGGTGAGAGTGATCTTTCGCTGCCGCAGCGGCGTCGCCCCCACCCTGCTCGAGGAAGTCCGCGAGCACTGCCACCCGAGCGCTGCGGAGCTGTCGCCGACCGAAGTCAGCCTCGAATGGACCGGCTCGCTGAGCAGGCTGCTCGAGGTGCGCACCGCGCTCGACGTGAGCCTCGAAGTGCAACTCGACAACGACGGCCCGCTCGACGCCCGCGTGGTTGCCGCGCTTCGAAAGTCGGTGCCGCTCTTGGTCGCACTCTCGTCAAGCATGCCGCGATTCCGACTTGCCTGGCTCGGAGCGGGCCATCAGCGCTCGGCCACCTTCCGTGTCGCGGACGCGTTGCGCGGCACTGAGCTGATCAACGATCCGAAAGGCGCACCGTGGGAAGCACGAGTGGACGAGCGTGGGCAGCGGCTGCTGCTCGTGGCGCGCCCGAACCTGGATGCGCGCTTCGGGTATCGCGGCCGCGACGTGCCCGCGGCTTCGCACCCCACCCTGGCGGCGGCGCTCGCCCGCATCGGCGGTGTCCAGCCCGATGACGTGGTCTGGGATCCCTTCGTGGGCAGCGGGCTCGAGCTGTGTGAGCGTGGGCTCCTGGGGCCGTTTCAGCGGCTGATCGGCACCGACTTGTCGGAGCAGGCGCTCGGCGCCGCCGAGGAGAACCTGCGCCGCGCGGGCTTCGAAGCACAGCTCGTGCGGGCCGACGCCCGGAGCTTCGACGCCGGCGAGGTGACCCTGATCCTGACCAATCCCCCCATGGGCCGCCGGGTGGCGCGGGACGGCGAGCTCGAGTCACTCGTCGAGGCGTTCCTCGGCAACGTCGCACGCTGCCTGAGTCCGAGAGGGCGAATGGTCTGGCTGTCCCCACTGCCCCGGCTCTCAGCGCAGCGGCTCGAGGCTCACGGACTCAGCGTGGAGCGACGGGGCGCGGTGGATCTCGGCGGCTTCGACGCGGAGCTGCAGGTCGCGCGCTTCTCTGCGCAAAATCCGCGCACGCGCTGA